Proteins from a single region of Synchiropus splendidus isolate RoL2022-P1 chromosome 3, RoL_Sspl_1.0, whole genome shotgun sequence:
- the csrnp1b gene encoding cysteine/serine-rich nuclear protein 1b has protein sequence MSGLLKRKFEEVDEDPAYSSPSPSSLSSACSGWDSEGESCFSDTLDSTPSNPGSPATNFTTTSILKKSKRARRSNVTFDQVTVFFFPRCQGFTSVPSRGGCTLGMMQHHSALRTYTLAEFAVEQRALRREKLLNRLREEKLEALKLKLTKNGTQDSEEAERLTVDDIPEQDIDISTTNLEEGSFLQPYPSKRRYALLKAAGVKKIDKEEKRQLHELRLSRENCGCDCQGFCEPETCSCSLAGIKCQMDHSSFPCGCTKDGCGNTEGRVEFNSTRVQTHYIHTIMKLELEKRLEEQSSTEEEQEEKGCVHSVPATPSFTFNSELAAGGENSCSSDMTDLSDSSGHSEDSEVAENRCDNRTQLDVGEKGLSRILSFSEVEEAEDQGGNVAKQEQPSTEAFSSFSMADFADENDNVDVELLEDHTDNRAISELLDENANQGNALFHSSSVPHTPSPTVDRMASYNMDLSLSSESDLEFFDGFPCLGPTSLYNSLKEYEHMDNFFQFQFSSYPNAPPAADPGTCLLESLIGLSESVPEPPTTFTDNQLLEEAMKLSVMESVKV, from the exons ATGAGTGGGCTACTCAAGAGGAAGTTTGAGGAGGTGGATGAGGACCCGGCCTACTCCTCCCCATCCCCCTCATCCCTGTCCTCCGCCTGCTCCGGCTGGGACTCCGAGGGGGAGAGCTGCTTCTCTGACACCCTGGATTCCACTCCCAGCAACCCCGGTTCCCCGGCAACAAACTTCACCA CTACGTCCATCCTCAAGAAATCCAAGCGAGCGCGACGCAGCAACGTGACCTTTGACCAGGTGACCGTCTTCTTCTTCCCACGGTGCCAGGGCTTCACCAGTGTTCCCAGCAGAGGTGGCTGTACTCTGGGCATGATGCAGCACCACAGCGCTCTGCGCACCTACACGCTGGCGGAGTTTGCTGTGGAGCAGCGGGCGCTGCGCCGGGAAAAGCTGCTAAACCGGCTCAGGGAGGAAAAGCTGGAGGCACTGAAGCTTAAG CTGACCAAGAACGGAACTCAAGACAGCGAGGAGGCCGAGCGACTGACCGTGGACGACATTCCAGAGCAAGACATCGACATCAGCACGACCAACTTGGAGGAAGGTTCTTTTCTGCAGCCGTACCCATCCAAACGCCGCTACGCTCTCCTCAAGGCAGCGGGTGTCAAGAAGATCgacaaggaggagaagaggcagCTGCACGAGCTCAGGCTGTCCAGAGAGAACTGTGGCTGTGACTGTCAGGGTTTCTGTGAGCCGgagacctgcagctgcagcctgGCAGGAATCAAGTGTCAG ATGGATCACTCGTCTTTCCCATGTGGCTGCACTAAAGATGGCTGTGGCAACACAGAAGGCCGAGTTGAGTTTAACTCCACCCGTGTGCAGACGCATTACATCCACACCATCAtgaagctggagctggagaagagacTGGAGGAGCAGTCCAGcacggaggaggagcaggaagagaaggGATGCGTTCACTCGGTCCCTGCCACGCCTTCCTTTACCTTCAACTCGGAGCTGGCGGCGGGCGGAGAGAACAGCTGTAGCAGTGACATGACAGACTTGTCGGACTCTTCGGGCCACAGCGAGGACTCGGAAGTCGCGGAGAACCGGTGCGACAACCGGACGCAGCTGGACGTTGGCGAAAAAGGTCTCAGTCGCATTCTCAGCTTCAGTGAAGTTGAAGAGGCCGAGGATCAGGGCGGCAATGTTGCTAAGCAGGAGCAGCCGTCCACGGAGGCGTTCAGTAGCTTTAGCATGGCGGACTTTGCTGACGAGAACGATAACGTAGACGTGGAACTGCTGGAGGACCACACAGACAACAGAGCCATTTCAGAACTTTTAGACGAGAACGCAAACCAGGGGAACGCTTTGttccacagcagcagcgtcCCACACACGCCCTCGCCCACCGTAGACAGAATGGCAAGCTACAACATGGACCTCAGCCTCTCTTCTGAGTCAGACTTGGAGTTTTTCGACGGCTTTCCCTGTCTCGGGCCCACTTCGCTTTACAATTCCCTGAAGGAGTACGAACACATGGACAACttctttcagtttcagttttctaGTTACCCGAATGCACCCCCTGCCGCTGACCCCGGAACCTGCCTGCTGGAGTCG